A stretch of the Microtus ochrogaster isolate Prairie Vole_2 chromosome X, MicOch1.0, whole genome shotgun sequence genome encodes the following:
- the LOC102000268 gene encoding melanoma-associated antigen 10-like, producing the protein MEEWEEYEKEGDEEEDEEIREYDNYDTSSIPFSYLNVSLPTLTPTFPTTFSSSFLFQCTEEEGYASGILTPQKAQSSIASTFQRTLDEENNHTEDEESPGIIQSSKDTQSLLNSQLKEKMTDLVYAMIFKYQVKEPITKAEMLEIISKEYRKQFHVIFMDASKCLYMLFGIDIKEDYAIRNSYNFANSLNLTYEEKLSGHQRMPRNGFLIFILGLIFIEGNCASEESIWEFLNTMGIYDGEVHPIYGEPRKFLTRDLVQQNYLTYQQVSNSHPPCFEFLWGPRAHAETTKMKVLEFLARINERDPLSFLFLYEEALREEEERAWAQSMSPNISQVTLTSGHTFPACTQSDGFVF; encoded by the coding sequence atggaagaatggGAAGAGTATGAAAAAgaaggagatgaggaggaagatgaggaaataAGAGAATATGATAACTATGATACATCTTCCATACCTTTTTCCTATTTAAATGTCTCTTTACCTACATTGACACCTACCTTCCCCACCACATTCTCCAGCTCCTTTCTGTTTCAGTGCACTGAGGAAGAGGGGTATGCTTCAGGAATTCTGACCCCTCAGAAAGCTCAGAGTTCCATTGCATCCACATTTCAAAGAActttagatgaagaaaataaccacacagaggatGAAGAGAGTCCAGGCATTATCCAGTCTTCAAAAGACACTCAATCTTTGTTGAATAGTCAACTAAAAGAAAAGATGACCGATTTAGTATATGCTATGATTTTCAAGTACCAAGTGAAGGAACCTATCACAAAAGCAGAAATGTTAGAGATTATCAGCAAAGAGTACAGGAAACAATTCCACGTGATCTTTATGGATGCATCTAAGTGCCTATACATGCTTTTTGGCATTGATATAAAGGAAGACTATGCCATAAGAAACTCCTATAACTTTGCCAATTCACTGAACCTCACCTATGAAGAAAAGCTTAGTGGACATCAAAGAATGCCTAGAAATGGctttcttatatttattcttGGCTTGATATTCATAGAAGGGAACTGTGCTTCTGAAGAAAGTATCTGGGAATTCCTGAATACAATGGGAATATATGATGGGGAAGTGCACCCCATCTATGGAGAGCCCAGAAAATTTCTGACAAGAGACTTGGTACAACAAAATTATTTGACATATCAGCAGGTGTCTAACAGTCATCCCCCATGCTTTGAGTTCTTGTGGGGTCCAAGAGCTCATGCTGAAACAACCAAGATGAAAGTTCTGGAATTTTTGGCAAGGATCAATGAACGTgacccactttcttttttatttttgtatgaagAGGCtttaagagaagaggaagagagggccTGGGCCCAAAGTATGTCTCCAAATATAAGTCAAGTCACATTGACCTCAGGGCATACATTTCCAGCTTGTACTCAGAGTGatggatttgttttttaa